The Megachile rotundata isolate GNS110a chromosome 3, iyMegRotu1, whole genome shotgun sequence genome includes a window with the following:
- the AcCoAS gene encoding acetyl coenzyme A synthase isoform X3, which translates to MPMILELPIAMLACTRIGAVHSVVFAGYSSDSLAERILGSKAKVLITTDGVWRGEKLLLLKAICDEALNKVKKNGHEVEHCVVVAHLRRLTSPQGVKSDTTGKTNGVNGTSDGNGVDFPEIPWDDDRDVWWHDEMEEAEDKCYPVWMAAEDPVFILYTSGSTGKPKGVLHTTAGYLIYAATTFKYVFDYHPGDVYWCTADVGWITGHTYVVYGPLANGATSVLFEGTPFYPGNDRYWSVIDKYKVNQFYTAPTAIRSLMKFGDELVKKHDLSTLKVLGSVGEPINSEAWLWFYNLVGHGKCSISDTFWQTETGGHVITPLPGATPMKPGSATFPFFGVLPELLDEDGRLIEGEGEGYLVFRQPWPGMMRSLYGNHQRFQNTYFDRFHGFYCTGDGARRDADGYLWITGRVDDMLNVSGHLMSTAEVESVLTEHSAVAEAAVVSKPHPVKGQCLYCFVTPNQEASFDKKLQDELKKKVRDRIGPFAQPDVIQYAPGLPKTRSGKIMRRILRKIAAGDRNVGDVSTLADETIVDLLFQLRPQV; encoded by the exons ATGCCGATGATTTTGGAACTTCCCATTGCTATGTTGGCGTGTACCAGAATCGGGGCCGTCCATAGTGTAGTG TTTGCAGGATACTCATCGGACTCTCTAGCAGAGCGAATTTTGGGATCCAAAGCGAAAGTGCTTATCACGACCGATGGCGTATGGAGAGGCGAGAAACTTCTTCTACTAAAAGCCATCTGCGACGAAGCTTTGAACAAAGTGAAAAAAAACGGTCACGAGGTAGAGCATTGCGTGGTAGTAGCGCATTTGAGGAGGCTTACTAGTCCGCAAGGTGTTAAGTCCGACACGACAG GAAAGACGAATGGAGTGAACGGTACCAGTGACGGAAATGGTGTGGACTTTCCCGAAATACCGTGGGATGACGATCGTGATGTGTGGTGGCACGATGAAATGGAAGAGGCCGAAGATAAGTGTTATCCAGTGTGGATGGCTGCTGAAGATCCAGTATTTATTTTGTACACCAG tgGTTCCACGGGAAAACCGAAAGGTGTACTTCATACCACGGCTGGTTACTTAATCTATGCAGCAACgacatttaaatatgtatttgaTTATCATCCTGGTGATGTGTATTGGTGCACAGCCGATGTTGGCTGGATCACTGGTCATACTTATGTTGTTTATGGCCCATTGGCTAATGGAGCTACATCGGTTCTT TTTGAAGGAACACCGTTTTACCCAGGTAACGACCGATACTGGTCCGTCATCGACAAGTACAAAGTCAATCAATTTTATACTGCACCCACCGCGATCAGATCGCTGATGAAGTTCGGAGATGAACTAGTAAAGAAACATGATCTCTCTACTTTAAAA GTATTGGGTTCGGTTGGTGAGCCGATAAATTCTGAAGCTTGGCTTTGGTTCTACAATCTCGTCGGTCACGGAAAGTGCAGCATATCGGACACATTTTGGCAAACGGAAACTGGAGGTCACGTGATTACACCTCTTCCTGGTGCCACGCCAATGAAACCGGGCTCTGCA ACGTTCCCATTCTTTGGCGTTTTACCAGAATTGTTGGATGAAGATGGTCGATTGATCGAGGGAGAGGGAGAAGGATATCTTGTTTTCCGTCAACCTTGGCCAGGAATGATGAGATCGCTGTACGGAAACCATCAACGCTTCCAGAATACGTATTTCGATAGATTTCATGGATTTTATTGCACCGGCGATG GCGCCAGACGTGACGCAGATGGCTATCTATGGATAACCGGCCGTGTAGACGACATGTTGAATGTCTCTGGTCACTTGATGTCCACCGCTGAAGTAGAAAGTGTGTTGACTGAACATTCCGCTGTGGCTGAAGCTGCTGTAGTTAGTAAACCACATCCTGTGAAAGGACAATGCCTGTATTGCTTCGTGACACCCAATCAGGAAGCATCATTTGACAAGAAGCTTCAAGATGAACTTAAAAAGAAAG TGCGTGACAGAATCGGACCTTTTGCTCAACCCGACGTCATTCAATACGCCCCAGGATTACCAAAGACGCGATCCGGCAAAATCATGAGACGTATACTCAGGAAAATAGCAGCGGGCGATAGAAATGTCGGAGACGTGTCGACGTTAGCCGACGAGACTATCGTTGATCTTCTGTTCCAGCTGAGGCCGCAAGTTTAA
- the AcCoAS gene encoding acetyl coenzyme A synthase isoform X1, whose protein sequence is MADKIYYPHPDIAKNAYCSSMEQYRKMHEKSIKNPAQFWGEIAKQFYWETPASENNFFSYNFDITKGDVFIKWMEGASTNISFNLLDKNVKSGNGDKIAFYWEGNDPDDYSRLTYRKLLEEVCRFANVLKSKGVTKGDRVAIYMPMILELPIAMLACTRIGAVHSVVFAGYSSDSLAERILGSKAKVLITTDGVWRGEKLLLLKAICDEALNKVKKNGHEVEHCVVVAHLRRLTSPQGVKSDTTGKTNGVNGTSDGNGVDFPEIPWDDDRDVWWHDEMEEAEDKCYPVWMAAEDPVFILYTSGSTGKPKGVLHTTAGYLIYAATTFKYVFDYHPGDVYWCTADVGWITGHTYVVYGPLANGATSVLFEGTPFYPGNDRYWSVIDKYKVNQFYTAPTAIRSLMKFGDELVKKHDLSTLKVLGSVGEPINSEAWLWFYNLVGHGKCSISDTFWQTETGGHVITPLPGATPMKPGSATFPFFGVLPELLDEDGRLIEGEGEGYLVFRQPWPGMMRSLYGNHQRFQNTYFDRFHGFYCTGDGARRDADGYLWITGRVDDMLNVSGHLMSTAEVESVLTEHSAVAEAAVVSKPHPVKGQCLYCFVTPNQEASFDKKLQDELKKKVRDRIGPFAQPDVIQYAPGLPKTRSGKIMRRILRKIAAGDRNVGDVSTLADETIVDLLFQLRPQV, encoded by the exons GTCCATAAAGAACCCTGCACAGTTCTGGGGAGAAATCGCAAAGCAGTTCTACTGGGAAACACCAGCTTCGGAGAATAATTTCTTCTCTTACAACTTCGACATCACCAAAGGCGACGTTTTCATAAAATGGATGGAGGGTGCATCGACTAACATAAGTTTCAACCTGCTCGACAAAAATGTGAAGAGTGGAAACGGCGACAAGATTGCGTTTTACTG GGAGGGTAACGATCCGGACGATTATTCGCGGTTGACTTACAGGAAGTTACTCGAGGAAGTATGCAGATTTGCAAACGTTCTGAAATCGAAAGGAGTGACGAAAGGAGACCGTGTTGCAATTTACATGCCGATGATTTTGGAACTTCCCATTGCTATGTTGGCGTGTACCAGAATCGGGGCCGTCCATAGTGTAGTG TTTGCAGGATACTCATCGGACTCTCTAGCAGAGCGAATTTTGGGATCCAAAGCGAAAGTGCTTATCACGACCGATGGCGTATGGAGAGGCGAGAAACTTCTTCTACTAAAAGCCATCTGCGACGAAGCTTTGAACAAAGTGAAAAAAAACGGTCACGAGGTAGAGCATTGCGTGGTAGTAGCGCATTTGAGGAGGCTTACTAGTCCGCAAGGTGTTAAGTCCGACACGACAG GAAAGACGAATGGAGTGAACGGTACCAGTGACGGAAATGGTGTGGACTTTCCCGAAATACCGTGGGATGACGATCGTGATGTGTGGTGGCACGATGAAATGGAAGAGGCCGAAGATAAGTGTTATCCAGTGTGGATGGCTGCTGAAGATCCAGTATTTATTTTGTACACCAG tgGTTCCACGGGAAAACCGAAAGGTGTACTTCATACCACGGCTGGTTACTTAATCTATGCAGCAACgacatttaaatatgtatttgaTTATCATCCTGGTGATGTGTATTGGTGCACAGCCGATGTTGGCTGGATCACTGGTCATACTTATGTTGTTTATGGCCCATTGGCTAATGGAGCTACATCGGTTCTT TTTGAAGGAACACCGTTTTACCCAGGTAACGACCGATACTGGTCCGTCATCGACAAGTACAAAGTCAATCAATTTTATACTGCACCCACCGCGATCAGATCGCTGATGAAGTTCGGAGATGAACTAGTAAAGAAACATGATCTCTCTACTTTAAAA GTATTGGGTTCGGTTGGTGAGCCGATAAATTCTGAAGCTTGGCTTTGGTTCTACAATCTCGTCGGTCACGGAAAGTGCAGCATATCGGACACATTTTGGCAAACGGAAACTGGAGGTCACGTGATTACACCTCTTCCTGGTGCCACGCCAATGAAACCGGGCTCTGCA ACGTTCCCATTCTTTGGCGTTTTACCAGAATTGTTGGATGAAGATGGTCGATTGATCGAGGGAGAGGGAGAAGGATATCTTGTTTTCCGTCAACCTTGGCCAGGAATGATGAGATCGCTGTACGGAAACCATCAACGCTTCCAGAATACGTATTTCGATAGATTTCATGGATTTTATTGCACCGGCGATG GCGCCAGACGTGACGCAGATGGCTATCTATGGATAACCGGCCGTGTAGACGACATGTTGAATGTCTCTGGTCACTTGATGTCCACCGCTGAAGTAGAAAGTGTGTTGACTGAACATTCCGCTGTGGCTGAAGCTGCTGTAGTTAGTAAACCACATCCTGTGAAAGGACAATGCCTGTATTGCTTCGTGACACCCAATCAGGAAGCATCATTTGACAAGAAGCTTCAAGATGAACTTAAAAAGAAAG TGCGTGACAGAATCGGACCTTTTGCTCAACCCGACGTCATTCAATACGCCCCAGGATTACCAAAGACGCGATCCGGCAAAATCATGAGACGTATACTCAGGAAAATAGCAGCGGGCGATAGAAATGTCGGAGACGTGTCGACGTTAGCCGACGAGACTATCGTTGATCTTCTGTTCCAGCTGAGGCCGCAAGTTTAA
- the LOC100883477 gene encoding enolase, with protein sequence MPIQKLKARQIFDSRGEPTLEVDMITDVGLLRACVPSILTPSANQAQELRDGNEAMYHGRSVFRAVDVINNIIAPQLLKSRLEACQQMEIDSLLNRLDGTENKSKLGANAILGVSIASCKAGAAKKGLPVYRYIAELAENSELYLPVPSFTMISGGRHANNTLPCEKFMILPIGAESFADAMKMGTEVYKVLERKIATAQEIQLPLPVSDEGAFTPLELEEDREALLLLDESIREAGYEGRIKIALDMAASAFYKEGGYDLQFKTEESDPDDYMEAEALRDQYLEYLSEYPSVVSIEDPFDQDDWEGWLTMADHQEEVQIVADDLTAMNIDRIEEAIERQMANAITLKMSQIGTVTETINCARLARISNWGYVVAACQGETEDNFVADLAVGLSAGQFKAGAPCRTERTAKYNQLLRIEEELGKDAKYAGIHFRHPFAR encoded by the exons ATGCCAATTCAAAAACTTAAAGCTCGCCAAATTTTCGACTCCAGAGGTGAACCGACATTGGAAGTGGATATGATCACGGATGTTGGATTACTGAGAGCTTGTGTGCCGTCGATTCTAACGCCGAGTGCTAACCAAGCGCAGGAACTAAGGGATGGAAATGAAGCTATGTATCATGGACGCTCCGTGTTCAGGGCCGTTGATGTAATTAACAACATTATTGCACCGCAACTTTTGAAATCGAGATTAGAGGCTTGCCAACAAATGGAGATAGATAGTTTGCTGAACCGATTGGACGGTACTGAGAATAAATCGAAATTAGGCGCGAATGCGATCCTTGGTGTTTCCATTGCATCTTGCAAGGCTGGAGCGGCCAAGAAAGGACTTCCGGTTTACAG ATACATTGCTGAATTAGCTGAGAATTCGGAGCTTTATCTCCCTGTTCCGTCTTTCACCATGATCAGCGGAGGCAGACACGCCAACAACACTTTACCATGCGAGAAATTTATGATCTTACCCATAG GAGCGGAAAGTTTCGCGGATGCGATGAAGATGGGCACAGAAGTATACAAAGTATTGGAGAGAAAAATTGCAACCGCACAGGAAATACAGTTACCACTTCCCGTTAGCGACGAAGGCGCATTCACTCCTTTGGAATTGGAAGAAGATAGAGAAGCCTTATTGTTACTAGACGAATCCATCAGAGAAGCAGGTTATGAGGGAAGAATTAAGATAGCTTTGGACATGGCCGCCAGTGCCTTTTACAAAGAAG GAGGATacgatttacaatttaaaaccGAAGAGTCTGACCCCGACGACTACATGGAAGCAGAAGCGCTGCGTGATCAGTACTTAGAGTACCTATCAGAGTACCCGTCCGTCGTGTCCATCGAGGATCCGTTCGATCAAGATGATTGGGAAGGTTGGCTCACGATGGCCGATCATCAAGAAGAAGTTCAGATTGTTGCGGATGATCTGACGGCGATGAACATCGACAGGATCGAGGAAGCGATTGAGAGGCAGATGGCCAACGCTATTACTCTGAAAATGTCGCAGATTGGAACTGTAACGGAGACGATCAATTGCGCGAGACTGGCGAGAATCAGTAACTGGGGATACGTCGTGGCGGCGTGTCAAGGTGAAACGGAGGATAATTTCGTGGCTGATTTAGCCGTTGGTTTGTCCGCTGGGCAGTTTAAGGCTGGAGCACCCTGCAGAACCGAGAGGACCGCGAAGTATAATCAGTTGTTGAGAATCGAGGAGGAACTTGGGAAAGACGCGAAATATGCTGGAATCCACTTTAGACATCCCTTTGCTAGATAA
- the LOC100883592 gene encoding inositol monophosphatase 1: MSNVNEYYRAVLQLVKEAGSIVREKINQPQDPMTKSCDVDLVTEWDQKVEKLLIDGISSKFPDHKFIGEEGSSLGNKVELTDAPTWIIDPIDGTMNFVHGLPLTCISIALLINKVPEIGIVYNPILEQLFTACRGQGAFLNGAPIRVSGEKELRKALVMMEMGTSRDPEKMKIVLENASILTPQVHGIRSLGSAALNMCMVARGGADISFEYGIHAWDIAAGDIIVREAGGVCIDPAGGPFDVMSRRVLCASTMELAQELAKILVQYYPERD; this comes from the exons ATGTCTAACGTCAACGAATACTACAGAGCGGTCCTTCAGTTAGTGAAGGAAGCAGGCTCG ATCGTAAGGGAAAAGATTAACCAACCTCAGGATCCGATGACGAAATCCTGCGATGTCGATCTTGTCACTGAATGGGATCAAAAGGTCGAAAAATTGTTAATCGACGGaatatcttccaaatttcctgatCACAA ATTCATTGGCGAAGAAGGAAGCTCGCTTGGGAATAAAGTCGAATTAACTGACGCACCGACATGGATCATCGATCCCATCGATGGCACGATGAACTTCGTGCACGGTCTGCCGCTCACATGCATATCGATCGCATTGTTAATTAACAAGGTCCCCGAAATTGGAATTGTTTATAATCCTATCTTGGAACAACTCTTCACCGCCTGCAGGGGCCAGGGAGCGTTTCTCAATGGAGCCCCTATTCGTGTTTCTGGAGAGAAGG AATTGCGGAAGGCTTTAGTAATGATGGAAATGGGCACAAGCAGAGATCCAGAGAAAATGAAGATTGTATTAGAGAACGCTAGTATCCTTACTCCACAAGTTCATGG AATACGAAGTTTGGGATCTGCAGCTTTGAACATGTGCATGGTAGCTCGTGGTGGAGCAGATATTTCTTTTGAATATGGTATTCATGCTTGGGATATTGCAGCTGGTGATATTATTGTGAGAGAAGCTGGTGGCGTGTGCATAGATCCAGCTG GTGGTCCATTTGATGTGATGAGCAGAAGAGTATTATGTGCGTCAACAATGGAGTTGGCTCAAGAATTAGCTAAAATTCTAGTTCAGTATTATCCTGAGCGCGATTGA
- the AcCoAS gene encoding acetyl coenzyme A synthase isoform X2 has translation MADKIYYPHPDIAKNAYCSSMEQYRKMHEKSIKNPAQFWGEIAKQFYWETPASENNFFSYNFDITKGDVFIKWMEGASTNISFNLLDKNVKSGNGDKIAFYWEGNDPDDYSRLTYRKLLEEVCRFANVLKSKGVTKGDRVAIYMPMILELPIAMLACTRIGAVHSVVFAGYSSDSLAERILGSKAKVLITTDGVWRGEKLLLLKAICDEALNKVKKNGHEVEHCVVVAHLRRLTSPQGVKSDTTGKTNGVNGTSDGNGVDFPEIPWDDDRDVWWHDEMEEAEDKCYPVWMAAEDPVFILYTSGSTGKPKGVLHTTAGYLIYAATTFKYVFDYHPGDVYWCTADVGWITGHTYVVYGPLANGATSVLFEGTPFYPGNDRYWSVIDKYKVNQFYTAPTAIRSLMKFGDELVKKHDLSTLKVLGSVGEPINSEAWLWFYNLVGHGKCSISDTFWQTETGGHVITPLPGATPMKPGSATFPFFGVLPELLDEDGRLIEGEGEGYLVFRQPWPGMMRSLYGNHQRFQNTYFDRFHGFYCTGDGCSSLKLPSGQTNG, from the exons GTCCATAAAGAACCCTGCACAGTTCTGGGGAGAAATCGCAAAGCAGTTCTACTGGGAAACACCAGCTTCGGAGAATAATTTCTTCTCTTACAACTTCGACATCACCAAAGGCGACGTTTTCATAAAATGGATGGAGGGTGCATCGACTAACATAAGTTTCAACCTGCTCGACAAAAATGTGAAGAGTGGAAACGGCGACAAGATTGCGTTTTACTG GGAGGGTAACGATCCGGACGATTATTCGCGGTTGACTTACAGGAAGTTACTCGAGGAAGTATGCAGATTTGCAAACGTTCTGAAATCGAAAGGAGTGACGAAAGGAGACCGTGTTGCAATTTACATGCCGATGATTTTGGAACTTCCCATTGCTATGTTGGCGTGTACCAGAATCGGGGCCGTCCATAGTGTAGTG TTTGCAGGATACTCATCGGACTCTCTAGCAGAGCGAATTTTGGGATCCAAAGCGAAAGTGCTTATCACGACCGATGGCGTATGGAGAGGCGAGAAACTTCTTCTACTAAAAGCCATCTGCGACGAAGCTTTGAACAAAGTGAAAAAAAACGGTCACGAGGTAGAGCATTGCGTGGTAGTAGCGCATTTGAGGAGGCTTACTAGTCCGCAAGGTGTTAAGTCCGACACGACAG GAAAGACGAATGGAGTGAACGGTACCAGTGACGGAAATGGTGTGGACTTTCCCGAAATACCGTGGGATGACGATCGTGATGTGTGGTGGCACGATGAAATGGAAGAGGCCGAAGATAAGTGTTATCCAGTGTGGATGGCTGCTGAAGATCCAGTATTTATTTTGTACACCAG tgGTTCCACGGGAAAACCGAAAGGTGTACTTCATACCACGGCTGGTTACTTAATCTATGCAGCAACgacatttaaatatgtatttgaTTATCATCCTGGTGATGTGTATTGGTGCACAGCCGATGTTGGCTGGATCACTGGTCATACTTATGTTGTTTATGGCCCATTGGCTAATGGAGCTACATCGGTTCTT TTTGAAGGAACACCGTTTTACCCAGGTAACGACCGATACTGGTCCGTCATCGACAAGTACAAAGTCAATCAATTTTATACTGCACCCACCGCGATCAGATCGCTGATGAAGTTCGGAGATGAACTAGTAAAGAAACATGATCTCTCTACTTTAAAA GTATTGGGTTCGGTTGGTGAGCCGATAAATTCTGAAGCTTGGCTTTGGTTCTACAATCTCGTCGGTCACGGAAAGTGCAGCATATCGGACACATTTTGGCAAACGGAAACTGGAGGTCACGTGATTACACCTCTTCCTGGTGCCACGCCAATGAAACCGGGCTCTGCA ACGTTCCCATTCTTTGGCGTTTTACCAGAATTGTTGGATGAAGATGGTCGATTGATCGAGGGAGAGGGAGAAGGATATCTTGTTTTCCGTCAACCTTGGCCAGGAATGATGAGATCGCTGTACGGAAACCATCAACGCTTCCAGAATACGTATTTCGATAGATTTCATGGATTTTATTGCACCGGCGATG GGTGCTCCAGCCTTAAACTGCCCAGCGGACAAACCAACGGCTAA